In a genomic window of Holophagaceae bacterium:
- a CDS encoding thiamine pyrophosphate-binding protein, giving the protein MAGLRGGRARLRPGRGGDCDATLAIGCRFGEVATGSYGLNPPSPLLHVDIDPSVPGRNFPADVAVCCDSAQFVRALLPMLPGRAKCDELRNRIHAGRAEAAAEIQSPSETGVSPGRLLKRLQELFGPETIFTTDSGNGTFLAIEGLTLDKPGRLLGPMDYSCMGYSVPAAIGAKLACPEVPVAALAGDGAFLMTGLELLTAASQGVAAAFLVLRDRELAQIAQFQGVAYNRKACSELPDYDLAAIAAGTGVECLQLKTDADIAPVLDRAKAILSEGRPVAIDVAIDYSRKTFFTKGVVRTTLGRLPWMDRIRFVGRAVGRKLFE; this is encoded by the coding sequence GTGGCCGGGCTTCGGGGCGGCCGCGCCCGCCTTCGCCCGGGCCGTGGCGGGGACTGCGACGCGACCCTCGCCATCGGCTGCCGTTTCGGCGAAGTGGCCACCGGCAGCTACGGGCTGAACCCGCCCTCGCCCCTGCTGCACGTGGACATCGACCCGAGTGTGCCCGGAAGGAATTTCCCGGCGGATGTCGCTGTCTGCTGCGATTCGGCGCAGTTCGTGCGGGCGCTGCTGCCGATGCTTCCTGGCCGGGCCAAGTGCGACGAGCTCCGGAACCGGATCCACGCAGGCCGCGCCGAAGCCGCCGCCGAAATCCAGTCGCCATCGGAAACCGGCGTGTCGCCGGGACGGCTGCTGAAGCGCCTGCAGGAGCTCTTCGGCCCAGAAACCATTTTCACAACTGATAGTGGTAATGGAACATTTTTAGCTATTGAAGGTCTGACACTTGATAAACCCGGCCGGCTGCTCGGCCCCATGGACTACTCCTGCATGGGCTATTCCGTGCCTGCGGCCATCGGCGCGAAGCTGGCCTGCCCGGAGGTCCCCGTGGCCGCCCTGGCGGGGGACGGCGCCTTCCTGATGACGGGCCTCGAACTGCTCACCGCCGCAAGCCAGGGCGTGGCCGCGGCCTTCCTGGTGCTGCGGGACCGGGAGCTGGCGCAGATCGCGCAGTTCCAGGGCGTCGCCTACAACCGGAAGGCCTGCAGCGAACTCCCGGACTACGATCTGGCGGCCATCGCCGCAGGGACCGGCGTCGAATGCCTGCAGCTCAAAACGGATGCGGACATCGCGCCGGTCCTGGATCGAGCCAAAGCGATCCTGTCGGAAGGCCGTCCCGTGGCCATCGACGTGGCCATCGACTACTCCCGGAAGACCTTCTTCACCAAGGGCGTGGTCCGGACGACCCTGGGCCGCCTCCCTTGGATGGACCGCATCCGCTTCGTGGGACGGGCGGTGGGCAGGAAGCTCTTCGAGTGA
- a CDS encoding thiamine pyrophosphate-binding protein, whose amino-acid sequence MAMTGAAHVLKALEDEGIRLAFGIPGTHNIELYDLLATSKSVRSVLVTDEQSASFMADAAWRASGTMACVNVVPGAGLTHAMSGIAEAFMDCVPMLVLGCGIRRDTGKAYQLHDVDQQALAAPVTKGTFRPERGEDIYGTIRAACRLAREGCPGPVFVEIPANLYLLQQPASAPWQEVPPTVPPVPQDLLKQCAELLSKAKRPLIYVGLGAAGARADLVALAEKLEAPVSSTFQGKGVFPESHPLFLWPGFGAAAPAFARAVAGTATRPSPSAAVSAKWPPAATG is encoded by the coding sequence ATGGCAATGACCGGCGCGGCGCACGTTTTGAAGGCCCTGGAGGATGAAGGCATCCGCCTGGCGTTCGGGATTCCCGGAACCCACAACATCGAGCTTTACGACCTGCTCGCCACCTCGAAATCCGTGCGGTCCGTCCTGGTGACGGACGAGCAGAGCGCCTCCTTCATGGCCGACGCCGCCTGGCGTGCTTCGGGCACCATGGCCTGCGTCAACGTCGTGCCCGGGGCGGGGCTGACCCATGCCATGTCCGGCATCGCCGAGGCCTTCATGGATTGCGTCCCGATGCTGGTGCTGGGCTGCGGCATCCGGCGGGACACCGGGAAGGCTTACCAGCTTCATGACGTGGATCAGCAGGCCCTGGCCGCGCCGGTGACGAAGGGTACCTTCCGCCCCGAGCGTGGCGAGGACATCTACGGCACCATCCGCGCCGCCTGCCGCCTGGCCCGGGAAGGCTGCCCGGGCCCGGTCTTCGTGGAAATACCGGCAAACCTCTACCTGCTGCAGCAGCCCGCCTCGGCCCCCTGGCAGGAGGTGCCGCCCACGGTCCCGCCGGTCCCCCAGGATCTGCTGAAGCAATGCGCCGAACTGCTTTCGAAGGCCAAGCGTCCCCTGATCTACGTGGGGCTGGGCGCCGCCGGCGCCAGGGCCGACCTGGTCGCCCTGGCGGAAAAGCTGGAAGCGCCGGTATCCAGCACCTTCCAGGGCAAGGGCGTCTTCCCCGAGAGCCACCCTTTGTTCTTGTGGCCGGGCTTCGGGGCGGCCGCGCCCGCCTTCGCCCGGGCCGTGGCGGGGACTGCGACGCGACCCTCGCCATCGGCTGCCGTTTCGGCGAAGTGGCCACCGGCAGCTACGGGCTGA
- a CDS encoding GMC family oxidoreductase, with protein sequence MIERQYDVVIVGSGAGGGTVAEELGGLARDGKKVLVLEKGPRFADSEFDGRELSMAPSLYAEEGGFLTAEGTMTLAFGSAYGGSTVVYTGTSMQPPERVIRGWGVPGLDFSDLESRARKYAEENGVHLLPPDLLNENNRLFVEGCEKAGYKAEQFPINVRGCKGSSLCNLGCPNAAKQGTHRVQLPAAERAGVEVVTRAEALRIEERAILVRVQEKKPGSKGLPSEWAPGEYRIKAGAIVLAGSAIGTPALLLRSNLPGLSKRVGEGFTCHPAHILAAEHARPITNDVGHPKSFFLDRSVEEGFLLETCMYFPFTTAKNLAGFGAPHSKLMHAFPRLQMILVLACDKAVPGNRVAVDRTGKPVVHYRFTPEVVASLIRATRASARIFFAAGAQRVHAPSADPPLLERDEAPAIDERIHGRHFKEGKISVSAAHLMGGCGMGSGPSDSVTDSYGRVHGIPWLRVADASLFPDSLEINPYLTIMALAGRAAGKLLEDKAWQ encoded by the coding sequence ATGATCGAGCGGCAATACGATGTGGTGATCGTCGGCTCCGGCGCCGGGGGCGGGACCGTCGCCGAAGAACTCGGCGGGCTGGCGCGGGACGGGAAGAAGGTCCTGGTGCTGGAGAAGGGCCCCCGCTTCGCCGACAGCGAGTTCGACGGCCGCGAATTGTCCATGGCCCCTTCCCTCTACGCCGAGGAAGGCGGCTTCCTCACCGCCGAAGGCACCATGACCCTCGCCTTCGGCTCAGCCTACGGCGGCTCCACGGTGGTCTACACGGGGACTTCCATGCAGCCGCCGGAGCGGGTGATCCGCGGATGGGGCGTGCCTGGGCTCGATTTTTCGGATCTTGAATCCAGGGCCAGGAAATACGCGGAGGAGAACGGCGTCCATCTGCTTCCACCTGATTTATTGAACGAAAACAATCGATTATTCGTCGAGGGTTGTGAAAAGGCCGGCTACAAGGCCGAGCAGTTCCCCATCAATGTCCGCGGCTGCAAGGGTTCGAGCCTCTGCAACCTAGGCTGCCCCAACGCCGCCAAGCAGGGCACCCACCGCGTCCAGCTCCCGGCCGCCGAGCGCGCGGGGGTCGAGGTCGTCACTCGCGCCGAAGCGCTCCGGATCGAGGAACGGGCCATCCTGGTCCGGGTCCAGGAGAAGAAGCCCGGCTCGAAGGGCCTTCCGTCGGAATGGGCGCCCGGCGAGTACCGGATCAAGGCCGGCGCCATCGTCCTGGCGGGAAGCGCCATCGGCACGCCTGCGCTGCTCCTGCGTTCCAACCTTCCCGGCCTATCCAAGCGCGTCGGCGAAGGCTTCACCTGCCATCCCGCGCATATCCTGGCGGCCGAGCATGCCCGCCCCATCACGAACGATGTGGGCCATCCGAAAAGCTTCTTCCTGGACCGGTCGGTTGAAGAGGGCTTCCTGTTGGAAACCTGCATGTACTTCCCCTTCACCACCGCGAAGAACCTGGCAGGGTTCGGCGCGCCACATTCGAAGCTGATGCACGCCTTCCCGAGGCTGCAGATGATCCTCGTCCTGGCCTGCGACAAGGCGGTGCCCGGCAACCGGGTCGCCGTGGACCGGACGGGAAAGCCCGTGGTGCACTACCGTTTCACGCCCGAGGTGGTCGCCTCGCTCATCCGCGCCACCCGCGCATCGGCGCGGATCTTTTTCGCCGCCGGGGCGCAGCGGGTCCACGCGCCCTCCGCCGATCCGCCCCTGCTGGAACGGGATGAAGCGCCCGCCATCGACGAACGCATCCACGGGCGGCATTTCAAGGAAGGCAAGATCTCCGTATCGGCGGCGCACCTGATGGGCGGCTGCGGCATGGGCTCAGGGCCCTCGGATTCCGTGACGGATTCCTATGGCCGCGTGCATGGCATTCCCTGGCTGCGCGTGGCCGACGCGAGCCTCTTTCCCGACTCGCTGGAGATCAATCCCTACCTGACGATCATGGCGCTCGCGGGCCGGGCGGCCGGAAAGCTGCTGGAGGACAAGGCATGGCAATGA
- a CDS encoding SMP-30/gluconolactonase/LRE family protein, with translation MSFRRVCLLLATASGLGLALSCGGDAGTPPPVPVLLSINPTTAQVTAGDTLQFSATVTGSQNTGVTWSVVEATGGSINPAGLYTAPETPGSFHVVATSQISNTLTATALVGVQAKPVITLFSASPATVNAGESSLLQIAYTGGYGIIDNGVGAVTSGDNARVVPAATTTYTLSVTNLIGSKATRTATVTVLTQPAITSFTATANPMTLGSGTQLRPVFSGGTGAVDQGVGAVASGAAIPVNPAATTTYTLTVANALGASVTLPLTLTVVPAPAITSFAAVSPTISVGGSTRLLGIFANGTGSVDKGVGAVASGTPSAVVSPAATTTYTLTVTNAAGAQATRTATVTVTNGPAITSFTANHTQVDFGQTATLQWTFTGNPTSLTLDGVDVLSGPASKVVNPRRRQTYTLVATNAQGTNTAQLTITARGLDVFAGNIGGPGSLDGTGTSAQLNQPFSGVSDPAGNVYFCDTENHSIRKVTPAGVVTTFAGTSGTAGYSDGVSVFTLFRRPKGICRDAAGNFYVSDTGNYVIRKIAADGQVSTIAGSAQTNGFHDGQGADAVFDLPQGIAVDASGNLFVADYNNHAIRRIDPAGNVTTFAGHGGLAGQTDATGTAAFLFWPVGLAMDGNSNLYVTEFGNSTIRKITSGAVVTTLAGSALNPGSQDGTGTAARFNQPAGLCFDPAGNLMVADMGNHTIRRVTSAGVVTTPVGQAGVSGYVDASANLATFTAPGGLVARPGGTQLVLDTGNDLLRVISVDAAVTTLAGTPVRAGSTDGDLSQALFSMPQGLAVGADGSVYVADTGNHTIRKISPEGQVTTLAGQAGVPGGTDGETGGTFNGPQALAVDGEGNVYVADTGNHAIRVVSSLGAVRTLAGKAGTPGSATGPGADARFDTPTGIALDAAGAVYVADSKNHVIRKVLSNGTTTTFIGVPNVQGNNDNAFGPPRFSLPQAVAFSPAGLLIADTGNGTIRSVTADGQSSTLAGLPGLFGTTDGQSFNARFNGSSGLAVDAAGAAYVTDKPSQSIRKVAADGTTTTPVGNLGREGILLGLLPGGLFRPHGIAVTALGDVLVVSGNGILQVTAP, from the coding sequence ATGTCCTTCCGTCGGGTTTGCCTGCTCCTCGCCACCGCGTCCGGCCTCGGATTGGCCCTGTCCTGCGGCGGAGATGCGGGGACGCCGCCTCCGGTGCCGGTGCTCCTGTCCATCAACCCCACCACGGCGCAGGTGACCGCAGGCGACACCCTCCAGTTCTCGGCGACGGTCACCGGCTCCCAGAACACGGGCGTGACCTGGTCGGTGGTGGAAGCCACCGGCGGTTCCATCAATCCTGCCGGGCTCTACACGGCTCCTGAAACGCCGGGCTCCTTCCACGTGGTGGCCACCAGCCAGATTTCCAACACGCTCACCGCCACCGCGCTCGTCGGCGTGCAGGCCAAGCCCGTCATCACGCTCTTCTCGGCCTCCCCGGCCACCGTGAACGCGGGCGAATCCAGCCTGCTCCAGATCGCCTACACCGGCGGATACGGCATCATCGACAATGGCGTCGGCGCCGTCACCAGTGGGGACAATGCCAGGGTCGTCCCGGCGGCGACCACGACCTACACGCTGTCCGTGACGAACCTCATCGGCAGCAAGGCCACCCGCACCGCGACGGTCACGGTGCTCACGCAGCCTGCGATCACGTCGTTCACAGCGACGGCGAACCCCATGACCCTGGGTTCGGGCACGCAACTGAGGCCCGTTTTTTCCGGGGGCACCGGCGCCGTGGACCAGGGCGTCGGAGCCGTCGCCAGCGGCGCCGCGATCCCGGTGAATCCAGCGGCCACTACGACCTACACGCTCACCGTGGCCAATGCGCTGGGCGCGTCGGTGACGCTACCCCTGACCCTGACGGTCGTCCCGGCCCCGGCCATCACCAGCTTCGCGGCCGTCTCCCCCACCATTTCCGTGGGCGGGAGCACCCGCTTGCTCGGCATCTTCGCCAACGGGACGGGATCGGTGGACAAGGGCGTCGGCGCAGTCGCCAGCGGGACGCCCTCGGCGGTCGTGAGTCCCGCGGCCACCACCACCTACACCCTGACGGTCACCAATGCCGCCGGGGCCCAGGCCACCCGCACCGCCACCGTCACCGTCACGAACGGTCCGGCCATCACCTCGTTCACGGCGAACCACACCCAGGTGGATTTTGGCCAGACCGCCACGCTGCAATGGACCTTCACCGGAAATCCGACCTCACTGACGCTCGATGGCGTCGACGTGCTCAGCGGCCCCGCCAGCAAGGTGGTGAACCCCAGGCGCCGCCAGACCTACACCCTGGTGGCCACCAACGCCCAGGGCACCAACACGGCCCAACTCACCATCACCGCCCGGGGGCTGGATGTCTTCGCCGGGAACATCGGCGGTCCCGGCTCCCTGGATGGCACCGGAACCTCCGCCCAGTTGAACCAGCCCTTCTCGGGGGTCTCGGATCCGGCGGGGAACGTCTATTTCTGCGATACGGAGAACCACTCGATCCGCAAGGTCACGCCCGCCGGCGTGGTCACGACCTTCGCGGGGACCAGCGGCACGGCCGGGTACTCGGACGGAGTGTCCGTGTTCACGCTCTTCCGCAGGCCGAAGGGCATCTGCCGGGACGCGGCCGGCAATTTCTATGTGTCGGACACCGGGAACTACGTCATCCGGAAGATCGCCGCGGACGGCCAAGTCAGCACCATCGCAGGCTCGGCGCAGACGAACGGATTCCATGACGGGCAGGGCGCCGACGCGGTGTTCGACCTGCCCCAGGGCATCGCCGTGGACGCCAGCGGCAATCTCTTCGTGGCGGACTACAACAACCACGCCATCCGCCGCATCGATCCGGCCGGAAACGTCACGACCTTCGCGGGCCATGGGGGGCTCGCGGGGCAGACGGACGCCACCGGGACGGCCGCCTTCCTGTTCTGGCCCGTGGGCCTCGCCATGGATGGCAACTCGAATCTCTATGTCACCGAATTCGGCAACAGCACCATCCGCAAGATCACCTCCGGCGCCGTCGTGACCACCCTGGCGGGCAGCGCGCTCAATCCCGGAAGCCAGGATGGGACCGGCACGGCCGCGCGCTTCAACCAGCCGGCGGGCCTGTGCTTCGACCCGGCCGGGAACCTGATGGTGGCGGATATGGGCAACCACACCATCCGCAGGGTCACGTCCGCGGGCGTGGTGACCACCCCCGTCGGACAGGCGGGCGTGAGCGGATACGTGGACGCCAGCGCCAACCTAGCGACCTTCACGGCGCCGGGCGGCCTGGTGGCGCGGCCCGGAGGCACCCAATTGGTGCTCGACACCGGCAACGACCTGCTCCGGGTCATCTCGGTCGACGCGGCGGTGACCACCCTCGCGGGGACTCCGGTGCGCGCGGGATCCACGGACGGCGATCTCTCCCAGGCCCTGTTCTCCATGCCCCAGGGCCTGGCGGTGGGCGCCGACGGATCCGTCTACGTGGCGGACACCGGCAACCACACCATCCGGAAAATCAGCCCCGAAGGGCAGGTCACCACATTGGCCGGGCAGGCCGGGGTCCCCGGCGGGACCGATGGCGAGACCGGCGGGACCTTCAACGGTCCCCAGGCGCTGGCCGTGGACGGCGAGGGGAATGTGTACGTGGCCGATACGGGCAACCACGCCATCCGGGTCGTGTCCAGCCTCGGCGCGGTGCGGACCCTGGCGGGCAAGGCGGGCACGCCCGGCAGCGCCACCGGCCCGGGCGCCGATGCGCGCTTCGACACGCCCACCGGCATCGCCCTGGATGCGGCCGGCGCCGTGTACGTGGCCGACTCCAAGAACCATGTCATCCGCAAAGTGCTGAGCAATGGCACCACCACAACCTTCATCGGCGTTCCCAATGTCCAGGGCAACAACGACAACGCCTTCGGGCCGCCCCGGTTCTCCCTGCCCCAGGCCGTGGCCTTCAGCCCCGCCGGATTGCTCATCGCCGACACCGGGAACGGCACCATCCGCTCCGTCACGGCCGATGGCCAGTCCAGCACCCTCGCGGGGCTGCCGGGGCTGTTCGGCACCACCGACGGCCAGAGCTTCAACGCCCGGTTCAACGGCTCCTCCGGCCTGGCCGTGGACGCCGCGGGGGCGGCCTATGTCACGGACAAGCCCAGCCAGAGCATCCGGAAAGTGGCCGCGGATGGCACCACCACCACGCCCGTGGGCAACCTGGGCCGCGAAGGGATCCTCCTCGGCCTGCTGCCCGGCGGGCTTTTCAGGCCCCACGGCATCGCGGTGACGGCCCTGGGCGACGTGCTGGTGGTTTCCGGCAACGGCATCCTCCAGGTCACGGCGCCCTGA
- a CDS encoding protein kinase: MTPEPRKIGRYDVGYALGRGSMGVVYLATDPLLKRSVAVKTMKEKSGNAAETIERFKREAEISAQLNHPNIITVYDVGVDPEWGPFLTMEYISGASLAHIIRMELPADEILRLLLQAMSALQAAQLAGFVHRDVKPENMLVSQTGVLKLMDFGLARGDHSRLTAEGMLFGTPSYTAPELLTGSSPSPATDRYAFAVTAFEALTCALPYQASSVGSTLYRIVHEPPTIPPDLDPELKAVFLKALDKDPAERYPSLPLFMEALIRAVPLDPEQRSKLLDSLDAANTSTSPFIFLPASSDAIPALAQAPAESSPEAATTTRTDPRAHQSAPDPPTYPLRLNPTPEPISADTVALAQVSQETHAETDGSAVPAAAPTLPMIPPGRPGKRGPGLRRAALVILLLGGLGAGGYFSRGFWQPSRSIQVLSEPAGATVYLGEQKLGETPLEQVELKGRGPVLRFKLEGYLSQSRTVQPDESTVKAVLKKPPHVLSILTDPPGAQVFLNGEPVGWSPIRNLGIPAEGPSHLKIIHENYIPWEAEVDAGIPFPELIRLSPLPKQRGR, encoded by the coding sequence ATGACCCCCGAACCCCGGAAAATCGGCCGCTACGACGTGGGATACGCCCTCGGCCGGGGCTCCATGGGCGTGGTGTACCTGGCCACGGACCCCCTGCTGAAACGCTCGGTGGCCGTCAAGACCATGAAGGAGAAGAGCGGGAACGCCGCCGAGACCATCGAGCGCTTCAAGCGCGAGGCGGAGATCAGCGCGCAGTTGAACCATCCCAACATCATCACGGTCTACGACGTGGGCGTGGATCCCGAGTGGGGGCCCTTCCTCACCATGGAGTACATCTCCGGCGCGAGCCTGGCCCATATCATCAGGATGGAGCTGCCGGCGGACGAGATCCTGCGGCTGCTCCTGCAGGCCATGTCGGCCCTGCAGGCGGCCCAGCTCGCGGGCTTCGTGCATCGGGATGTGAAACCCGAAAACATGCTGGTGAGCCAGACCGGCGTCCTGAAGCTCATGGATTTCGGCCTGGCCCGGGGCGACCACTCCCGGCTCACGGCCGAGGGGATGCTGTTCGGCACGCCTTCCTACACCGCTCCGGAGCTGCTGACCGGCAGCAGCCCCTCGCCGGCCACGGACCGCTACGCCTTCGCCGTCACGGCCTTCGAAGCCCTCACCTGCGCCCTGCCCTACCAGGCCTCCAGCGTGGGCTCGACGCTCTACCGCATCGTCCACGAACCCCCGACGATTCCGCCGGATCTGGATCCGGAGTTGAAGGCCGTCTTCCTGAAGGCCCTCGACAAGGATCCGGCGGAGCGGTATCCGAGCCTGCCGTTGTTCATGGAGGCCCTGATCCGCGCCGTGCCCCTGGATCCAGAGCAGCGGTCCAAGCTGCTGGACAGCCTGGACGCCGCCAACACCAGCACCTCGCCGTTCATCTTCCTCCCGGCCAGTTCCGATGCCATTCCGGCGCTGGCCCAGGCGCCTGCGGAGTCCTCCCCGGAAGCGGCCACCACCACCCGCACGGATCCCAGGGCCCATCAAAGCGCTCCGGATCCGCCCACCTATCCCCTGCGCCTGAATCCCACGCCGGAGCCCATCTCCGCCGACACCGTGGCGCTGGCCCAGGTCTCCCAGGAAACGCATGCGGAAACGGACGGCTCCGCCGTTCCGGCTGCGGCGCCCACCTTGCCCATGATCCCGCCGGGCCGGCCAGGAAAGCGCGGGCCGGGCCTGCGAAGGGCCGCGCTCGTGATCCTGCTGCTGGGGGGTCTCGGGGCGGGCGGCTATTTTTCCAGGGGCTTCTGGCAGCCCTCGCGCTCCATCCAGGTCCTGAGCGAACCCGCGGGCGCCACGGTCTACCTCGGGGAACAGAAGCTCGGCGAGACGCCGCTGGAGCAGGTGGAATTGAAGGGCCGCGGCCCGGTGCTCCGGTTCAAGCTGGAGGGCTACCTCTCCCAGAGCCGGACCGTCCAGCCGGACGAAAGCACGGTGAAAGCCGTCCTGAAGAAGCCGCCGCACGTCCTTTCCATCCTCACGGATCCGCCCGGGGCGCAGGTTTTCCTGAACGGCGAGCCCGTGGGCTGGTCGCCGATCCGGAACCTCGGCATTCCGGCCGAGGGTCCCTCCCACTTGAAAATCATCCACGAGAACTACATCCCCTGGGAGGCCGAGGTGGATGCGGGCATCCCCTTCCCGGAACTGATCCGCCTCAGCCCCCTGCCGAAGCAGCGCGGGCGCTAG
- a CDS encoding STAS-like domain-containing protein encodes METANKIIFSIARAFSRTPGPRYRDEGKKSGQELREDHIIGLLNMCIKDSKQLEINLDGTAGYATSFLEEAFGGLIRNDKFNLETLKSKLKFVSTEEDYLIDDIWEYIQEADRENRNEK; translated from the coding sequence ATGGAAACTGCAAATAAAATTATCTTTAGTATAGCCCGGGCTTTCAGTCGGACACCTGGTCCTCGATATAGAGATGAGGGAAAGAAATCAGGTCAAGAATTAAGAGAGGACCATATTATTGGTTTATTAAACATGTGTATCAAAGATTCTAAACAACTCGAAATCAATTTGGATGGGACGGCTGGGTATGCCACCTCATTTCTCGAGGAAGCATTTGGTGGTTTGATTCGTAACGATAAGTTCAACTTAGAAACGTTGAAGTCAAAACTGAAATTCGTTTCTACAGAAGAAGATTATTTAATTGATGACATTTGGGAATATATTCAAGAAGCAGATAGAGAAAACCGCAATGAAAAATAG